TTACTTGTATTGCAGTTCCGCTCAATACTGTATTCGGTATTGCGGCAGCATGGGCAATTAGTAAATTTCGTTTTCGTGGTAGAAATGCACTGATTACACTCATCGATATTCCGTTCGCCGTTTCGCCAGTTATTTCGGGTTTGGTGTACATTTTGTTGTTTGGGGCGCAGGGCTTCCTTGGACCGTGGCTGGATGCGCATAATATTCAGATTGTATTTGCACTGCCCGGCATGGTGCTGGCGACGGTGTTTGTCACCTTACCGTTTGTAGCAAGGGAACTAGTGCCATTGATGCAAGCACAGGGAACGCAGGAGGAGGAAGCGGCGGTTAGTCTCGGTGCTCGTGGCTGGCAGATCTTTTGGCGGGTGACGCTGCCGAATATCAAATGGGGGCTGCTGTATGGCATCGTGCTGTGCAGTGCGCGGGCAATGGGCGAATTTGGCGCTGTCTCTGTCGTATCCGGTCATATTCGCGGCGAGACGAATACACTGCCGCTGCATATCGAGATTTTGTACAATGAATATCAGTTTGCTGCCGCGTTTGCGGTGTCGTCCATTCTCGTGTTGCTGGCTTTGTTGATTCTGATCTTAAAATCAATATTGGAATGGAAAATGGAGCGCGCTACGCATCAATCGTAATTTTCCTTAGTCCGTCCGTTATTCCGCAGACAAGCCGTGCATATGCTCACAATAGATCTAGTTTATTTGGAAGCGGTTGTAAAATAAATATGCCAACAGACGTTTTAACGATAGGCAAGCTCCTGCCAAATGGGTAATACATGGATAATGCCTGTTAGAGGAGGGAATTCACATGAAGGTAGAACAAGCGGAATTGAATACCGTTTCATGGGACGAACCGCTTCGGCGGATCATGGAACAGCTGGCACGTTCGGAACCAACACCGGGCGGAGGCAGCGTTGCTTCCATCGTCGCTGCATTAGGTGCGGCAATGACCTCGATGACGGCAAACTTTTCCCAAGGCGAAGGATATGAGCATATTGAACAGCATGTAGCGCAGGCGCTTCAGGATATGGAGTATATCTCGACTGCCTGCGAATGGCTGATGGCGGAGGATATTGAAGCGTTCGGGCAGTATATCGAAGCGCTGCAATTGCCCAAGCTGACACCAGAGCAGCAGGAGGAGCGGAAGCAGACGGTGTACGAGACGCGCATCCAGTCTATTGATACGCCGCTACGTCTGATGGAATGCTGCTTATACGGTATGTACAGCGCTGCACCGCTGATCGACGTTTGTAATCGCACGGTGCTGTCGGATGTGGGCATCGGTATTATCCTGTTTGAAGCAGCGGCACATAGCTCCCTGCTGACCGTGAATATCAATCTGGTTACATTAAAAGACGATGATCAAAAGCAGGCGTATGCTGGTCATGCTAATGTGCTGATGAATAAGATTATCGACCGCAAAATGGAGCTAATGGAGCAGGTGCAACGCCGGATTCACGAAAATGCCTGAAATGATGCTAGACTGCATACGATCCAAAAGGATAACGAAACGGGCGAAAATCCATCGTTGACCATACAATTAGATAAAGCCCCTTACTCGCTATAGCCGATCATTCATGGCTATACCGGATAAGGGGCTTTGTTTATGGATAAAGGTATGCAGATCATGTTCCAATATCCATATATTCGATTCGCTATACACTAGCTATACATGTAGCTGTACATTCTTTCGGTATATTTTTTCTGTACATTCGTTGTACATCTCTTGTACTAGTCCAGCTTGTTGCCAAATGCATAATTGCCGCCATACTCGCGGTAATAATTCTTGTCTTTCCACTCTTGCAGCATCTCACAGCTGCCTACATACAGAATATCATTGCCACGAATCAACCACTCCAACCCATGCTCCGGCTCCCATTCACAGTTCAGCTCCAGATGCAGCACAGGCTCAGCCGTTTCTGCTGTATGGGCTTCTGGCAACGTTGGAATCTCCATGCTCATAGGAGATATATATTGCAAAATCTGCTCTGGCTGTTCAATGGCTGGCGGCGTTTCACCCACATATTCGCAAAAGTCGATACAATAATCATGACTGTATCGGTACAACTGCTGCAATACTGCCGGGCTCAACGACTCAAACGCCGTCGCACAGCGTTCCGCGTAGAGAAGTGGAATGTCCGGCTCGATTGCATTCACCTGAATACGCTGCTGAAATAGCGAACTGTCAAACACGGCGCTCAGATACCCTTGCTTTTCAGTAATCTCCTTCAGTAATGCAGAGGACAACATCGTTCACTCCTTAGCCCATATTTTTGCCATAGTAGATTTCGTTCATTTCTCGCGTCAGCCGATCGGTGATATGCTGCTTTTCCTCTGGAGACAGCGAATCGCTTGTATAGCCGAACAGATAATTATCGAGATCGAATTCCTTGCGTTTACATTTCGTATGGAAAATATTCTCCTGATAAATATTCACATCGATCATCTGATACAAATCCTTGATCTCATCTGGAATAAAATTCTGAATCGAGCTAATATCATGATCAATAAACAGCTTATTGCCTTCAATGTCGCGCGTAAACCCGCGTACTAGATAATCCATGGTCATAATATCTGTATCAAAGGAATGGATCATAAAATTCAGCGCCTTGAGCGGAGAAATCTCACCGCATGTAGATACATCAATATCCGCGCGGAAGGTACTAATGCCCTCATCGGGATGATATTCGGGATAGGTATGCACGGTAATATGACTTTTGTCGAGATGGAGCAGCACATGCTCCGGTAGCGGTCCTGGGGATTCCTCAAATGAAGCATTGGGCGCCGTCTCGACCGGACCTTCCGAGATTAGCATCGTGACGCTTGCCCCTTGCGGTACATAATCTTGCTTG
The DNA window shown above is from Paenibacillus sp. JQZ6Y-1 and carries:
- the cysW gene encoding sulfate ABC transporter permease subunit CysW, translating into MSEVQSSVPSVSSRREPRHRTESSGVRWTLIGIALLFLVLIVVLPLICILIEAFQKGWEVYEAAVIDPDALSALQLTLLITCIAVPLNTVFGIAAAWAISKFRFRGRNALITLIDIPFAVSPVISGLVYILLFGAQGFLGPWLDAHNIQIVFALPGMVLATVFVTLPFVARELVPLMQAQGTQEEEAAVSLGARGWQIFWRVTLPNIKWGLLYGIVLCSARAMGEFGAVSVVSGHIRGETNTLPLHIEILYNEYQFAAAFAVSSILVLLALLILILKSILEWKMERATHQS
- a CDS encoding cyclodeaminase/cyclohydrolase family protein, with the protein product MKVEQAELNTVSWDEPLRRIMEQLARSEPTPGGGSVASIVAALGAAMTSMTANFSQGEGYEHIEQHVAQALQDMEYISTACEWLMAEDIEAFGQYIEALQLPKLTPEQQEERKQTVYETRIQSIDTPLRLMECCLYGMYSAAPLIDVCNRTVLSDVGIGIILFEAAAHSSLLTVNINLVTLKDDDQKQAYAGHANVLMNKIIDRKMELMEQVQRRIHENA
- a CDS encoding DUF6985 domain-containing protein — its product is MLSSALLKEITEKQGYLSAVFDSSLFQQRIQVNAIEPDIPLLYAERCATAFESLSPAVLQQLYRYSHDYCIDFCEYVGETPPAIEQPEQILQYISPMSMEIPTLPEAHTAETAEPVLHLELNCEWEPEHGLEWLIRGNDILYVGSCEMLQEWKDKNYYREYGGNYAFGNKLD
- the speD gene encoding adenosylmethionine decarboxylase, translating into MIVGLTKQQRIQLHNFNNLTKSLSFNMYDICYTRTKQEREAYLEYIDEQYNADRLSGILTNVTDIIGAHVLNIAKQDYVPQGASVTMLISEGPVETAPNASFEESPGPLPEHVLLHLDKSHITVHTYPEYHPDEGISTFRADIDVSTCGEISPLKALNFMIHSFDTDIMTMDYLVRGFTRDIEGNKLFIDHDISSIQNFIPDEIKDLYQMIDVNIYQENIFHTKCKRKEFDLDNYLFGYTSDSLSPEEKQHITDRLTREMNEIYYGKNMG